In Luteitalea sp. TBR-22, one genomic interval encodes:
- a CDS encoding polysaccharide biosynthesis/export family protein, whose translation MRILSPTRTVVLATAVLCPTLALAQAPAGVQAPASATPVVDANYVIGPDDVLGVVFWELPTHGGDVVVRPDGKITLPLINDIQAAGLTPDQLRTSIRTASAKFIKDPDVTIIVKQINSKKVFVTGQVGKPGPYPITQPTTVLQMLAIAGGPTDFAKKTRISVMRTVNGQTTSFKFNYKDVIQGKKLEQNILLMPGDTVVIP comes from the coding sequence ATGAGGATTCTGTCACCCACCCGAACCGTCGTCCTTGCGACCGCCGTGCTCTGCCCCACGCTCGCCCTGGCGCAGGCGCCGGCCGGGGTGCAGGCACCCGCGTCCGCCACGCCCGTCGTCGATGCCAACTACGTCATCGGCCCTGATGACGTGCTGGGCGTCGTGTTCTGGGAGCTCCCCACGCACGGCGGTGACGTGGTGGTCCGCCCCGACGGCAAGATCACCTTGCCGCTGATCAACGACATCCAGGCGGCCGGACTCACGCCGGACCAGCTGCGGACGTCGATCCGCACGGCCAGCGCCAAGTTCATCAAGGACCCTGACGTCACCATCATCGTCAAGCAGATCAACAGCAAGAAGGTCTTCGTGACGGGGCAGGTCGGCAAGCCCGGCCCGTATCCCATCACCCAGCCGACCACGGTGTTGCAGATGCTGGCCATCGCCGGCGGCCCCACCGACTTTGCCAAGAAGACCCGGATCTCGGTGATGCGCACCGTCAATGGCCAGACGACGAGCTTCAAGTTCAACTACAAGGACGTGATTCAAGGCAAGAAGCTCGAGCAGAACATCCTGCTGATGCCCGGAGACACGGTCGTCATCCCATGA
- a CDS encoding ABC transporter ATP-binding protein: protein MLSVEAVTKRYEGQERPAVADVSFSVAPGEFVALMGPSGCGKSTLLHLCGAMDRPDAGRILLGETDLARLDDDTLTRVRRDRVGFVFQFFNLLPTLTLVENVALPLLLAGTSPTEATSRARALGDRVGLSARLDAYPAQVSGGEMQRAAIARAIIHAPALLVADEPTGNLDSGNGSRVLALLQELNASLGLTILLATHAPDIAAAAHRTLQMRDGVFVAA from the coding sequence ATGTTGAGCGTCGAGGCAGTCACCAAGCGCTACGAGGGACAGGAGCGACCGGCCGTGGCCGACGTGTCGTTCTCGGTGGCGCCTGGCGAGTTCGTGGCCCTGATGGGGCCGTCGGGGTGCGGCAAGTCCACCCTGCTGCACCTCTGCGGGGCGATGGACCGGCCCGACGCCGGCCGCATCCTGCTCGGCGAGACCGACCTGGCCCGCCTCGATGACGACACCCTCACCCGCGTCCGGCGGGACCGGGTCGGGTTCGTCTTCCAGTTCTTCAACCTGCTGCCGACCCTCACCCTCGTGGAGAACGTCGCCCTGCCGCTCCTGCTGGCCGGCACGTCGCCCACCGAGGCGACCAGCCGAGCCCGCGCCCTGGGTGACCGCGTCGGCCTGTCGGCCCGGCTCGACGCCTATCCGGCCCAGGTGTCGGGCGGGGAGATGCAGCGGGCTGCCATCGCTCGCGCCATCATCCACGCGCCGGCGCTTCTGGTGGCCGACGAGCCGACCGGCAACCTCGACTCCGGCAACGGCAGTCGGGTCCTGGCGCTCCTGCAGGAACTCAACGCCTCCCTCGGCCTGACGATCCTCCTGGCGACCCACGCCCCCGACATCGCCGCCGCCGCCCATCGGACGCTGCAGATGCGGGATGGCGTCTTCGTGGCGGCGTGA
- a CDS encoding ABC transporter permease — protein MLRLFRQLILRHVRAEVLRTAITVVGVAAGIAVVLAIRLTNASAVRGFQTALDLTSGRAGLEIAGTGFGLDEQVLPQLDWLRAYGVTSPVIDGDILAVVGGGQAAPGSPPRTELLRVLGVDILRDFPVRDYEVGDAGAAPRPQTAADILGLLTDPSAAVITRAFADRHGLEVGDPLRVIVSDRPRDLRVRALLEAEGPARLLDGNFLLMDIAAAQWAFERLGRVDRLDVKLHDGVDIAVAEAAIAARLPVGLVVQRPSRRGQQVEQMLAAFHLNLTALSSIALLVGLFLVYNAVSVSVLARRQEIGTLRALGVTRRQVQALFLGEGAMFGVLGVSLGIPLARLLADATVGLTSATVNTLYVQAGAAPPRLGWVDLSLAVAVGVPLALLAAWLPAREAAAVPPTAVLRGADRALARTARQGGTRVAAVALLVLAGLCSQAPPIAGLPLAGYVASFALVFGAALLMPLVLQSAARHGRATWYRLFGVGGWLAHAALGGAISRVAVSVAALAVSLAMMVAITVMVGSFRQTVVDWVGQSLKADLFVGPASRRSGARAPTISRAVEDVVRAHPEVVAVDAFVTVTMPYGNSLIYLGAGDFALQARVGGLRFKSAVGEDSRRQGRASGPAAAVALEAARGRDAVVVSEPFANRYGVQAGETVTLATPHGPGQFLVTGVYFDYSADRGVVMMDTATMARHFGAQRPTGLTVYLRDGERAAAVRDDLLSRLDGADGVFIYTNRALRAEVLRIFDGTFAITYALQAIAIVVALLGIIGTLMTLVIERRRELGILRAIGASRGQVRAMVIAEAAMLGSISQVAGLALGLLLALILVYVVNLQSFGWTIHLTIPWGALAQMSVLVVITTLLAGLYPAQRAMREPASPQEDE, from the coding sequence ATGCTGCGCCTGTTCCGGCAACTGATCCTCCGGCACGTCCGTGCCGAGGTACTGCGGACCGCCATCACCGTGGTCGGCGTCGCGGCGGGCATCGCCGTCGTCCTGGCGATCCGCCTGACGAACGCGAGCGCGGTGCGCGGCTTCCAGACGGCGCTGGACCTGACCTCGGGGCGGGCCGGGCTGGAGATCGCCGGGACGGGATTCGGCCTCGACGAGCAGGTGCTTCCGCAGTTGGATTGGCTGCGCGCGTACGGCGTGACGTCGCCGGTGATCGATGGCGACATCCTGGCGGTGGTCGGCGGCGGGCAGGCCGCCCCGGGGAGCCCCCCTCGGACCGAGTTGCTGCGCGTGCTCGGGGTGGACATCCTGCGCGACTTCCCGGTGCGCGACTACGAGGTCGGTGACGCCGGCGCGGCGCCTCGCCCCCAGACCGCTGCCGACATCCTCGGCCTGCTGACCGATCCCTCGGCCGCCGTGATCACCCGCGCCTTCGCCGACCGGCACGGTCTCGAGGTGGGGGATCCCCTGCGCGTGATCGTCAGCGATCGGCCCCGCGACCTGCGCGTCCGGGCACTCCTGGAGGCCGAAGGGCCGGCCAGGCTGCTCGACGGCAACTTCCTGTTGATGGACATCGCGGCGGCGCAGTGGGCCTTCGAGCGCCTCGGCCGCGTCGACCGCCTCGACGTGAAGCTGCACGACGGGGTGGACATCGCTGTCGCCGAAGCCGCGATCGCCGCGCGGTTGCCGGTGGGGCTGGTCGTGCAGCGCCCCTCCCGACGTGGCCAGCAGGTGGAGCAGATGCTGGCGGCCTTCCACCTGAACCTGACCGCGCTGTCGTCGATCGCGCTGCTGGTCGGGCTCTTCCTCGTCTACAACGCCGTCTCGGTGTCGGTGCTGGCACGACGGCAGGAGATCGGGACCCTGCGCGCGCTCGGCGTCACACGTCGGCAGGTGCAGGCGCTCTTCCTCGGGGAGGGCGCGATGTTCGGCGTGCTCGGCGTTTCGCTCGGCATCCCGCTGGCGCGCCTGCTGGCTGACGCCACCGTCGGCCTCACGTCGGCGACGGTCAACACCCTGTACGTACAGGCCGGGGCCGCGCCTCCCCGCCTGGGCTGGGTGGACCTGTCCCTGGCCGTGGCGGTCGGTGTGCCGCTGGCGTTGCTGGCCGCCTGGCTGCCGGCGCGCGAGGCGGCCGCCGTACCGCCGACCGCCGTCCTGCGCGGCGCCGATCGCGCCCTGGCCCGGACCGCCCGGCAGGGCGGCACGCGCGTGGCGGCCGTGGCCTTGCTCGTTCTGGCCGGGCTCTGCAGCCAGGCGCCACCGATCGCCGGCCTCCCGCTGGCCGGGTACGTCGCCAGCTTCGCGCTCGTGTTCGGCGCAGCGCTCCTGATGCCGCTGGTGCTGCAGTCTGCCGCGCGACATGGCCGCGCCACCTGGTATCGGCTGTTCGGGGTCGGCGGCTGGCTCGCCCACGCGGCGCTGGGGGGCGCGATCTCGCGCGTCGCCGTCAGCGTCGCGGCCCTTGCCGTGAGCCTGGCCATGATGGTGGCCATCACGGTGATGGTCGGCAGCTTTCGCCAGACGGTCGTCGACTGGGTGGGGCAGAGCCTGAAGGCCGACCTGTTCGTGGGGCCGGCGTCGCGGCGCAGCGGCGCTCGCGCGCCGACGATCTCGCGTGCGGTCGAGGACGTGGTGCGCGCGCATCCCGAGGTCGTCGCCGTCGACGCCTTCGTGACCGTCACCATGCCGTACGGCAACAGCCTCATCTATCTTGGCGCGGGAGATTTCGCGCTGCAGGCGCGCGTCGGCGGACTCCGGTTCAAGTCTGCGGTGGGCGAGGACTCGCGTCGCCAGGGGCGGGCGAGCGGGCCAGCCGCGGCCGTCGCACTCGAGGCGGCCCGCGGGCGCGACGCGGTCGTGGTCTCGGAACCGTTCGCCAACCGCTACGGCGTGCAGGCCGGGGAGACCGTCACGCTGGCCACGCCGCATGGGCCCGGGCAGTTCCTCGTGACGGGCGTGTACTTCGACTACTCGGCCGACCGGGGCGTGGTCATGATGGACACGGCGACCATGGCGAGGCACTTCGGAGCGCAGCGTCCCACCGGACTCACGGTGTACCTGCGCGACGGCGAGCGCGCCGCCGCGGTGCGCGACGACCTCCTGTCGCGGCTCGACGGCGCCGATGGCGTGTTCATCTATACCAATCGGGCGTTGCGGGCCGAGGTGCTGCGCATCTTCGACGGCACGTTCGCCATCACTTATGCGCTGCAGGCAATCGCCATCGTCGTGGCGCTGCTGGGCATCATCGGCACGCTCATGACGCTGGTGATCGAAAGGCGCCGCGAGCTCGGGATCCTGCGGGCGATCGGCGCGAGTCGCGGGCAGGTCCGGGCGATGGTGATCGCCGAAGCGGCGATGCTCGGGTCGATCAGCCAGGTCGCCGGCCTGGCACTGGGGCTACTGCTCGCCCTGATCCTCGTGTACGTGGTGAACCTCCAGAGTTTCGGCTGGACCATCCACCTGACCATTCCCTGGGGAGCGCTCGCGCAGATGTCGGTGCTCGTCGTGATCACCACGCTGCTGGCCGGGCTGTATCCCGCCCAACGCGCGATGCGCGAGCCGGCCTCGCCGCAGGAGGACGAATGA
- a CDS encoding Wzz/FepE/Etk N-terminal domain-containing protein: MLPTQQISPDWLLAVLRRRMWLVILPLLFGALGGGIYASFQPNLYRSQALVLVTPPQLPTSVVRPMVTMSLRERLPMLEQEVLSRARLERIILDFDLYKSERAELTMEDVITRMRRDINVNVAKVATRRPDGLSFTLSYSSEEPRTAFRVTERLVSLFVDENARQRETIAEGTDQFLEAEVTTARTRLEETERQLETYKKQHSGQLPEQLQANVTALQNLQTQMQTLGESITRDRTELLLVQRELNDLTGASPGGEESGVVDPGPITTPYDEALAKARTQLEALELRLTSDHPDVVRQRRTVSDLEERVQAAQLRRPVTPGAPAPVTGRNTAALQRKNRLTELRQREALLTQQVANKQKDLQARQAQSAVYQSRVDAVPSREAELVSLVRDYETLKARYNTLLARSEEAKVAANMERRQVSEQFRITEPPRVPEKPYSPDRVRLTMLAAASALAATLLIIGILEYRDTTFRSDGDIVQALTLPVVAVVPNLLTADERVGRRRRRWMLAASCVTALVIGSAVLLWKLR; the protein is encoded by the coding sequence GTGCTTCCGACTCAGCAGATCTCGCCCGACTGGCTACTGGCCGTGCTTCGCCGACGGATGTGGCTCGTGATCCTTCCGTTGCTCTTCGGGGCGCTCGGAGGCGGGATCTACGCGAGCTTCCAGCCCAATCTCTATCGCTCCCAGGCGCTGGTCCTCGTCACCCCACCCCAACTGCCCACCAGCGTGGTGCGGCCCATGGTGACCATGTCGTTGCGAGAGCGCCTGCCGATGCTGGAGCAGGAAGTCCTCAGCCGGGCCCGTCTCGAGCGCATCATCCTCGACTTCGATCTCTACAAGTCCGAACGGGCCGAGCTGACGATGGAGGACGTGATCACGCGCATGCGGCGGGACATCAACGTCAACGTCGCCAAGGTCGCCACCCGGCGCCCCGACGGCCTGTCGTTCACCCTGTCGTACTCGTCGGAGGAGCCGCGCACGGCCTTTCGCGTCACCGAGCGGTTGGTGAGCCTGTTTGTCGACGAGAACGCCCGGCAGCGCGAGACGATCGCCGAGGGGACCGATCAGTTCCTCGAGGCCGAGGTGACGACGGCGCGGACGCGACTCGAGGAGACCGAGCGCCAGCTCGAGACCTACAAGAAACAGCACAGCGGCCAGCTGCCCGAGCAGCTGCAGGCCAATGTGACGGCCCTGCAGAACCTGCAGACGCAGATGCAGACACTGGGCGAGTCGATCACTCGCGACCGCACCGAGTTGTTGCTGGTCCAGCGCGAGCTGAACGACCTGACCGGCGCCAGTCCTGGCGGCGAGGAGTCGGGCGTCGTCGACCCGGGCCCCATCACCACGCCATATGACGAGGCGCTGGCCAAGGCGCGCACCCAGCTCGAGGCATTGGAGCTGCGGCTGACCTCGGACCACCCCGATGTCGTGCGCCAGCGCCGCACGGTGTCCGACCTCGAGGAGCGCGTCCAGGCGGCCCAGCTGCGTCGCCCCGTGACGCCGGGCGCGCCTGCGCCGGTGACGGGCCGGAACACGGCGGCCCTGCAGCGCAAGAATCGGCTGACCGAGCTCCGACAGCGCGAGGCGCTGCTGACACAGCAGGTGGCCAACAAGCAGAAGGACCTGCAGGCCCGTCAGGCGCAGTCGGCCGTGTACCAGTCGCGCGTCGACGCGGTCCCCTCGCGCGAGGCGGAGCTGGTGAGCCTGGTGCGAGATTACGAGACGCTCAAGGCGCGCTACAACACGCTGCTGGCCCGCAGCGAGGAAGCCAAGGTCGCTGCCAACATGGAGCGGCGACAGGTCAGCGAGCAGTTCCGGATCACCGAGCCGCCGCGGGTCCCCGAGAAGCCGTACAGCCCTGACCGGGTGCGGCTCACGATGCTGGCCGCAGCATCGGCACTGGCGGCCACGCTGCTGATCATCGGGATCCTGGAGTACCGCGACACGACCTTCCGGTCTGACGGGGACATCGTGCAGGCGTTGACGCTACCGGTGGTGGCCGTGGTGCCCAACCTCCTGACCGCCGACGAGCGGGTCGGGCGGCGCCGTCGCCGCTGGATGCTCGCTGCCAGTTGCGTGACCGCCCTGGTCATCGGGAGCGCGGTCCTGCTCTGGAAGCTGAGGTAG
- a CDS encoding lipocalin-like domain-containing protein, with product MTRVLMAVVTSMVIAVVGTAGAEIVRRPADDPWARATPARPVRVPADHVAHPEYRIEWWYYTGNVRDGAGRAYGYQVTFFRVGVDAAPANPSAFAVRDLYMTHVALTDASGREHRFADRLNRAGVHWAGARTDRYDVWNEDWRASLDDQGRHRIVADAGSFALDLTLSPGKPAVLQGDRGYSRKGVDPGNASHYYSLTRMPTVGSVRIDGRTITVEGSSWMDHEFGTSALDAGTRGWDWFALQLEDGRELMLYALRLDDGRPSAFSSGTLVERDGRTTALAVSDFRLTPRRSWRSPVSGASYPVEWDVSIPRLGLTLRVSAAVDAQELRTRRSTNVTYWEGAVRVSGRQEQAGRQSAVAGVGYLEMTGYSGAKMSDVMR from the coding sequence ATGACGCGCGTGCTGATGGCGGTGGTCACCTCGATGGTCATCGCGGTGGTGGGCACGGCCGGGGCGGAGATCGTGCGCCGACCGGCCGACGACCCGTGGGCGCGTGCCACACCGGCCCGCCCGGTGCGGGTGCCCGCCGATCACGTGGCCCACCCGGAGTACCGCATCGAGTGGTGGTATTACACGGGGAACGTGCGCGACGGCGCCGGGCGGGCGTACGGATACCAGGTCACCTTCTTCCGCGTCGGCGTCGATGCTGCGCCGGCCAATCCGTCGGCGTTCGCGGTGCGCGACCTTTACATGACGCACGTGGCGCTGACCGACGCCTCGGGGCGCGAGCACCGGTTCGCCGATCGCCTCAACCGGGCGGGCGTCCACTGGGCCGGCGCGCGCACCGACCGCTACGACGTGTGGAACGAGGACTGGCGCGCGTCGCTCGACGACCAGGGACGCCACCGTATCGTGGCCGACGCCGGAAGCTTCGCGCTCGATCTCACGCTCTCGCCCGGCAAGCCCGCCGTCCTGCAGGGAGACCGTGGCTACAGCCGGAAGGGCGTCGATCCCGGCAACGCCTCGCACTACTATTCGCTCACGCGCATGCCGACGGTCGGTTCGGTCCGCATCGACGGGCGGACGATCACCGTCGAGGGCTCGAGCTGGATGGATCACGAGTTCGGCACGAGCGCCCTCGACGCCGGCACGCGGGGCTGGGACTGGTTCGCGCTCCAGCTCGAGGACGGTCGCGAGCTGATGCTGTACGCCCTGCGCCTCGACGACGGACGCCCGAGCGCCTTCTCGAGCGGCACCCTCGTGGAGCGCGACGGGCGCACCACGGCGCTGGCCGTGTCCGACTTCCGGCTCACGCCGCGGCGCTCGTGGCGGTCGCCCGTGAGCGGCGCCTCGTACCCGGTCGAGTGGGACGTGTCCATCCCGCGCCTCGGGCTGACGTTGCGGGTGTCGGCTGCCGTCGATGCCCAGGAACTGCGCACGCGGCGCTCCACCAACGTCACGTATTGGGAGGGCGCAGTGCGCGTGTCGGGGCGCCAGGAGCAGGCCGGTCGCCAGTCGGCGGTAGCCGGCGTCGGCTACCTCGAGATGACCGGCTACAGCGGCGCGAAGATGAGCGACGTCATGCGCTGA
- a CDS encoding protein kinase, producing the protein MVRDTSSLFPGDAWGHLTIRRALGAGPLGHVYRAWDPGLGREVILAIASGATLAEARRDLLREARVLAKVRHPNLAAVLGAERRGGATGVWLETIDGDTLETTLAHVGRFNAREAALIGIDVCQGLQAMHEAGVLHRDLSTRQVVRDRNGRIVVVPFGAGRDAAREALPDLPQPLDDPARGLLGPDGGSGSGPAVADDLVRVGLLLHRLVSGRTDPGTPLRPLADVRADLPLGYIRVVERALSPSPGQGHASARALGTALGTLWTPLPEAPPPPRRRLGRLGAVTALAALIVGIGMVLGAWMTRQAPPPEVRFDVTPEGDEVESVAFSPDGQRLAYTSGGRLRVRALHDETSTALEPPLGARNPFFSQDGQWIYFFGGTSLWRVRFSGGSPQFVAAARRPSSGAALPDGRLLYTVENGASLLVLNADGTSRVVRAQVAGLRMALRWPSFVADGEQVLYSAVDARTGRRALYIGPIAAPADTPDREVMALESNAVAQGGYLYFVRDGVLQVQRLDAGRARLVGTPRPLAGGIVTDPYDEFRVELSVSESGAIAYVGGLRMQRTVRVLDESGHALRDLVAGDVRDLAVSPDGLRVAYERLDPETGGRDIWVVGLDGGTPVRLSRHPAHDVAPTWSPDGLTVYYLSHRTPPGALVSAPADGTGPERVLWIFEAPALPTQVTPDGKRLLYQQEGVQSGWDVWMRPLDGGAATVLVGGPASEQTPALSPDGRWLAYSSPESQGRQVYVEPLPTDGRRWRVSMEHGRQPLWSADGAWLYYHGHERQLVRVRVEGGGNLPAFGPPDLRFTLPLRGYDVRYHYGLAGPGRVVVNVPPAEAPSVPATVILNAPLP; encoded by the coding sequence ATGGTGCGAGACACGTCCTCCCTGTTTCCGGGCGACGCCTGGGGACACCTCACGATTCGCCGCGCACTCGGAGCAGGGCCCCTCGGCCATGTCTACCGCGCGTGGGACCCTGGCCTCGGCAGGGAAGTGATCCTCGCGATCGCGAGTGGCGCCACGCTCGCCGAGGCGCGACGCGACCTGCTGCGGGAGGCGCGGGTGCTCGCCAAGGTGCGCCACCCCAACCTCGCGGCGGTGCTGGGTGCCGAGCGCCGTGGCGGCGCCACTGGCGTGTGGCTCGAGACGATCGACGGCGACACGCTCGAGACGACGCTGGCGCACGTCGGCCGGTTCAATGCCCGCGAGGCCGCCCTGATCGGCATCGACGTGTGTCAGGGGTTGCAGGCGATGCACGAGGCCGGTGTGCTGCATCGCGACCTCAGCACGCGGCAGGTGGTGCGCGATCGCAACGGCCGCATCGTCGTCGTCCCGTTCGGTGCCGGACGCGACGCGGCGCGGGAGGCGCTCCCCGACCTGCCGCAGCCGCTCGACGACCCGGCCCGGGGACTGCTCGGCCCGGACGGCGGCTCCGGCAGCGGTCCTGCCGTCGCCGACGACCTGGTGCGCGTCGGGCTCCTGCTGCATCGGCTCGTGTCCGGGCGCACCGACCCGGGGACACCGCTGCGGCCGCTGGCCGACGTCCGGGCAGACTTGCCGCTGGGCTACATCAGGGTCGTCGAGCGTGCGCTGTCGCCCTCGCCGGGGCAGGGGCACGCATCGGCGCGCGCCCTCGGCACGGCGCTCGGCACGTTGTGGACGCCCCTGCCGGAAGCGCCGCCGCCGCCTCGCCGGCGACTCGGGCGACTTGGCGCCGTCACCGCGCTGGCCGCGCTCATCGTCGGCATCGGGATGGTGCTGGGGGCGTGGATGACGCGGCAGGCGCCGCCGCCCGAGGTGCGGTTCGACGTCACGCCGGAAGGGGACGAGGTCGAGAGCGTCGCGTTCTCGCCCGATGGGCAGCGCCTCGCCTACACGTCCGGCGGTCGGCTGCGGGTACGGGCGCTGCATGACGAGACCTCGACCGCGCTCGAGCCGCCGCTGGGGGCTCGCAACCCGTTCTTCTCGCAGGACGGGCAGTGGATCTACTTCTTCGGCGGTACGTCGCTGTGGCGCGTCCGGTTCTCGGGTGGCAGCCCGCAGTTTGTCGCGGCGGCGCGGCGGCCCTCGTCTGGTGCCGCGCTCCCCGATGGGCGGCTGCTGTACACGGTCGAGAACGGCGCCTCGCTGCTGGTCCTCAACGCCGACGGCACGTCACGCGTGGTGCGCGCACAGGTGGCCGGCCTTCGCATGGCGCTGCGATGGCCTTCCTTCGTGGCCGACGGCGAGCAGGTGCTGTACTCGGCCGTCGACGCGCGGACCGGGCGACGGGCGCTTTACATCGGGCCGATCGCCGCGCCGGCCGACACTCCGGATCGCGAGGTGATGGCGCTGGAGTCCAACGCGGTGGCGCAGGGCGGCTACCTGTACTTCGTGCGTGATGGCGTCCTTCAGGTACAGCGGCTCGACGCCGGTCGGGCGCGCCTCGTGGGGACGCCCCGGCCGCTGGCCGGAGGGATCGTCACCGACCCCTACGACGAGTTCCGCGTCGAGCTGTCGGTCTCCGAGTCCGGCGCGATCGCGTACGTCGGGGGGCTGCGGATGCAGCGCACGGTGCGCGTCCTCGACGAGTCGGGGCACGCGTTGCGGGACCTCGTGGCCGGCGACGTGCGCGATCTCGCCGTGTCGCCGGATGGCCTGCGGGTCGCCTACGAGCGACTCGACCCGGAGACGGGCGGGCGTGACATCTGGGTGGTGGGCCTCGACGGTGGGACGCCGGTGCGGTTGTCGAGACACCCCGCCCACGACGTGGCGCCCACGTGGTCGCCCGATGGCCTGACCGTGTATTACCTCTCCCACCGGACACCTCCCGGGGCGCTCGTGTCGGCCCCGGCCGACGGCACCGGCCCCGAGCGCGTCCTGTGGATCTTCGAGGCGCCCGCACTGCCGACGCAGGTGACGCCCGATGGCAAGCGGCTGCTGTACCAGCAGGAGGGCGTCCAGAGCGGATGGGACGTGTGGATGCGGCCGCTCGATGGTGGCGCCGCGACGGTGCTGGTCGGCGGCCCGGCGAGTGAGCAGACGCCGGCGCTCTCGCCCGACGGGCGCTGGCTGGCGTACTCGTCGCCCGAATCACAGGGGCGGCAGGTGTACGTCGAGCCGTTGCCCACCGATGGGCGGCGCTGGCGCGTCTCGATGGAGCATGGCCGGCAGCCCCTGTGGAGCGCCGATGGCGCCTGGCTCTACTACCACGGGCATGAACGCCAGCTGGTGCGCGTCCGCGTTGAAGGTGGTGGCAACTTGCCGGCCTTTGGTCCGCCGGACCTGCGCTTCACGCTCCCGCTGCGCGGCTACGACGTGCGGTACCACTACGGGTTGGCGGGCCCGGGCCGCGTGGTCGTCAACGTGCCGCCCGCCGAGGCCCCCTCGGTGCCGGCCACGGTCATCCTGAACGCACCGCTGCCCTGA
- the aat gene encoding leucyl/phenylalanyl-tRNA--protein transferase, translating into MRSRPRQTLDPDLLLRAYALGWFPMGTGRRGRIEWFSPDPRGIIPLDTFHAPSRLRRVVRQSRFEVRFDTAYEAVMRACADREETWITEDILQSYLALFRLGHGHSVETWQDGQLVGGLYGVSLGGAFFGESMFHTATDASKVALVALVERLRARGFVLLDTQWVTPHLAQFGGTEIRRAEYLARLEAALPLSCVFGDA; encoded by the coding sequence ATGCGTTCCCGCCCACGGCAGACCCTCGACCCCGACCTGCTCCTGCGCGCCTACGCGCTGGGCTGGTTCCCCATGGGGACGGGACGTCGCGGCCGCATCGAGTGGTTCTCGCCCGATCCGCGCGGCATCATCCCGCTCGACACGTTCCATGCGCCATCCCGGCTGCGCCGCGTCGTGCGGCAGTCGCGGTTCGAGGTCCGGTTCGACACCGCGTACGAAGCCGTCATGCGGGCGTGCGCCGATCGGGAGGAGACCTGGATCACCGAGGACATCCTCCAGAGCTACCTCGCGCTGTTCCGTCTCGGCCATGGGCATTCGGTGGAGACCTGGCAGGATGGCCAGCTCGTCGGTGGCCTCTACGGCGTCTCCCTGGGCGGCGCCTTCTTCGGCGAGTCGATGTTCCACACGGCCACCGACGCATCCAAGGTCGCGCTCGTCGCGCTGGTGGAGCGACTCCGGGCCCGGGGGTTCGTCCTGCTCGACACGCAGTGGGTGACTCCGCACCTGGCGCAGTTCGGCGGCACCGAGATTCGCCGGGCGGAGTACCTGGCGCGGCTCGAGGCGGCGTTGCCGCTTTCGTGCGTATTCGGTGACGCGTGA
- a CDS encoding sigma-54-dependent Fis family transcriptional regulator: protein MKNPETATLIGVSTQMVELKQEIQRIARSDAKVLVTGESGVGKELVARAIHFHSQRVDKPFVAMNCAGLPETLLESELFGHVKGSFTGAYRDKPGKLESADTGTMFLDEVGEMTLRMQGLLLRFLETGELQKVGADHGGRKVNVRIVAATNRNLQDLIQKEQFREDLFYRLNVIHFMVPPLRDRREDIPLMIEHFLRRYTALGGHNLVRGFEPEAFQALVEYSWPGNVRELENVIERLVVTGRHELIRIDDLPLEIKAQRGMALRPRRERRRTVADDLYRKLVEEKQSFWTAVYPLYMEREITKQNVRDIVRRGLEEARGNYKIVCRMFNMDQNDYKRFLNFLRKHDCQLPFKEFR, encoded by the coding sequence ATGAAAAACCCAGAGACCGCCACGCTCATCGGCGTCAGCACCCAGATGGTGGAGCTGAAGCAGGAGATCCAGCGCATCGCCCGTTCCGATGCGAAGGTCCTGGTGACCGGAGAGAGCGGTGTGGGCAAGGAACTTGTCGCCCGCGCCATTCATTTCCACAGCCAGCGTGTCGACAAGCCCTTCGTCGCGATGAACTGCGCCGGCCTGCCGGAGACGCTGCTCGAGTCCGAGCTCTTCGGGCACGTCAAGGGGAGCTTCACGGGCGCCTATCGCGACAAGCCGGGCAAGCTCGAGTCGGCCGACACCGGCACCATGTTCCTCGACGAGGTCGGCGAGATGACCCTGCGCATGCAGGGCCTGCTGCTCCGTTTCCTCGAGACCGGCGAACTGCAGAAGGTCGGCGCCGACCACGGGGGCCGCAAGGTCAACGTCCGGATCGTCGCGGCGACCAATCGCAACCTGCAGGACCTCATCCAGAAGGAACAGTTCCGCGAGGACCTGTTCTACCGCCTCAACGTGATTCACTTCATGGTGCCGCCGCTGCGCGACCGGCGTGAAGACATCCCGTTGATGATCGAGCACTTCCTGCGCCGCTACACGGCGCTGGGCGGCCACAACCTGGTGCGCGGCTTCGAGCCGGAGGCGTTCCAGGCGCTGGTCGAGTACTCCTGGCCGGGAAACGTGCGCGAACTCGAGAACGTCATCGAGCGCCTCGTCGTGACGGGCCGACACGAACTCATCCGCATCGACGACCTGCCCCTGGAGATCAAGGCGCAGCGGGGCATGGCCCTGCGGCCCCGCCGGGAACGTCGTCGGACGGTGGCAGACGACTTGTATAGGAAGTTGGTCGAGGAGAAGCAGTCCTTCTGGACTGCTGTCTACCCGCTCTACATGGAGCGGGAGATCACCAAGCAGAACGTGCGCGACATCGTCCGCCGCGGCCTCGAGGAGGCCCGGGGGAATTACAAGATCGTGTGCAGGATGTTCAACATGGACCAAAACGACTACAAGCGGTTCCTGAACTTCCTCCGCAAGCACGACTGCCAGCTGCCATTCAAGGAGTTCCGCTGA